A DNA window from Flagellatimonas centrodinii contains the following coding sequences:
- a CDS encoding DNA-binding protein: MAKPGVEYDEVARVADAMLAKGVEPTNRLVLAEVGGSATTVHKHLKNWRAAHPQAAQAPPELPAGLQRAIQEELRRQQAEARSEIEARLVTTQAEAEDLARAAERAESEVEQLSERVAGLTGDRDRLTGQLNEQQRETARLNEALNHERAAAESGRVEIAQARLKTEAAEAAASTLREERAEQLRTLEAERTARIGAERKLASAEAARDELRKSAEQMVATADEVEAERDRLRDLLERERELHSQTRSTLAAEQEKARAAEKRAEDLSEREAALRKELAEMRRGQGKSTKSEKGAGTGGRN, encoded by the coding sequence ATGGCCAAGCCCGGCGTTGAATACGATGAAGTAGCCCGCGTCGCAGACGCGATGCTGGCCAAAGGTGTCGAGCCGACGAACCGCTTGGTGCTGGCCGAGGTCGGAGGCAGCGCCACCACGGTCCACAAGCACCTGAAGAACTGGCGTGCTGCGCACCCGCAGGCAGCGCAGGCGCCGCCGGAGTTGCCGGCCGGGCTGCAGCGCGCGATCCAGGAAGAGCTGCGGCGCCAGCAAGCGGAGGCCCGCAGTGAGATCGAGGCGCGTCTGGTCACAACGCAGGCCGAGGCCGAGGATCTGGCCCGGGCAGCAGAACGTGCAGAATCCGAGGTTGAGCAGCTGAGCGAACGGGTTGCAGGTCTCACCGGCGATCGCGATCGCCTCACTGGTCAGCTCAACGAGCAGCAGCGCGAAACCGCGCGCCTGAACGAAGCGCTCAATCACGAACGGGCAGCTGCCGAAAGCGGCCGGGTCGAGATCGCGCAGGCGCGGCTCAAAACTGAAGCCGCTGAAGCCGCTGCCTCTACGCTGCGCGAGGAACGCGCGGAGCAACTTCGCACGCTGGAGGCGGAGCGAACTGCGCGCATTGGCGCGGAGCGCAAGCTGGCCTCAGCTGAGGCGGCCCGTGACGAACTCCGGAAGAGCGCGGAGCAGATGGTGGCCACCGCCGACGAGGTGGAAGCAGAGCGTGATCGCCTGCGAGATCTCCTGGAACGTGAGCGCGAGCTGCACAGTCAGACCCGAAGCACTCTCGCGGCCGAGCAGGAGAAGGCGCGTGCTGCCGAGAAGCGGGCTGAGGACCTGAGCGAACGAGAGGCGGCGCTGCGCAAGGAGCTCGCGGAAATGCGGCGGGGGCAAGGCAAGTCCACCAAGTCCGAGAAGGGCGCAGGCACTGGGGGTCGCAATTGA
- a CDS encoding DUF2726 domain-containing protein: MDVLAAIAVSAVVLGIAYHYWRDLVMARAAGVYPYQRGGAMLSEAEARFLQTLKLAVPKRLLVCPKVRIADCVTVRKGLNRTTERLALTRAAVKNFDFAVVDEVTRQLVVVVELDDEPFVTRKARRREEFIAGACEAACIPIARFRAAQSYDANEVRTVLVSAINAAKVGNGEVPEPQGAVCPECNGALVLFVVQAGVLKGCSVWRCARRPACKGYVLNRTEPPHLHGV; encoded by the coding sequence ATGGACGTACTCGCTGCAATTGCAGTCTCTGCCGTGGTGCTGGGGATTGCCTATCACTACTGGCGCGATCTGGTGATGGCTCGTGCGGCAGGGGTCTATCCCTATCAGCGAGGCGGCGCCATGTTGTCGGAAGCCGAGGCGCGATTTCTCCAGACCCTGAAGCTCGCAGTGCCGAAGCGACTTCTGGTATGCCCAAAGGTGCGGATCGCTGATTGCGTGACAGTGCGAAAGGGCTTGAATCGCACAACTGAACGACTCGCACTGACCCGCGCTGCGGTCAAGAACTTCGATTTTGCCGTTGTCGACGAGGTGACGCGACAGCTGGTGGTGGTCGTCGAGTTGGATGATGAGCCCTTCGTCACCAGGAAAGCCCGGCGGCGGGAGGAGTTCATTGCCGGGGCATGTGAGGCCGCTTGCATCCCGATCGCGCGCTTTCGTGCTGCTCAAAGCTATGATGCCAACGAGGTGCGCACCGTACTGGTTTCTGCGATCAATGCTGCCAAGGTTGGGAATGGCGAGGTTCCTGAACCTCAAGGGGCAGTCTGTCCAGAGTGCAATGGAGCCCTTGTACTGTTTGTTGTGCAGGCTGGTGTCTTGAAGGGGTGTTCAGTGTGGCGCTGCGCTCGGAGGCCCGCATGTAAGGGCTACGTCCTCAATCGAACAGAACCGCCGCATCTGCACGGCGTGTGA
- a CDS encoding tyrosine-type recombinase/integrase yields the protein MSTPPVSIEKGADLTDAASAAGIERLRALADDLTRAYAPNTQRAWRADWRTWVAFCVQTGAPTWPATVEGLRAFLEDAIARGRKRATLNRYLSTLSSMHRLADLPWPLDSQAGRLMWQGVRRQVDERQTQATGLTIDRLDAVIDSLDVRELRAARDAALLATAYDTMARASELVRLEIPDVSGEPDDSARVLIRRSKTDQEGKGALLYLSPASWQRVQHWIAVAGLTEGPLFRAVPRAKVPKAAGALTERDVSRIFKARVGAAGLDVDKISAHSTRVGPAQDLLAEGYGLPEIQQQGRWKNPQMVVRYGERIQSGRSAMARFRGSPRPKRSGA from the coding sequence ATGAGCACCCCACCGGTTTCAATTGAGAAAGGCGCCGATCTAACGGACGCCGCGTCGGCCGCCGGCATCGAGCGGCTGCGCGCCCTGGCCGACGACCTCACACGCGCCTATGCGCCGAACACGCAGCGGGCGTGGCGCGCCGACTGGCGCACATGGGTGGCGTTCTGTGTGCAAACAGGGGCGCCGACGTGGCCAGCAACCGTCGAGGGCCTCCGAGCATTCCTTGAAGATGCGATAGCCCGCGGCCGCAAGCGCGCAACCCTCAACCGGTACCTGTCGACGTTGTCGTCGATGCACCGCCTTGCCGACCTGCCGTGGCCGCTGGACAGCCAGGCCGGCAGGCTGATGTGGCAAGGCGTGCGGCGCCAGGTCGACGAGCGACAGACACAGGCGACGGGCTTGACCATCGACCGCCTCGACGCGGTGATCGATTCGTTGGACGTGCGTGAACTGCGGGCGGCTCGCGACGCGGCCCTTCTTGCAACTGCATACGACACGATGGCCCGCGCCAGTGAGCTCGTGCGATTGGAAATTCCGGATGTGAGCGGCGAGCCCGACGACTCGGCGCGCGTCCTGATCCGGCGTAGCAAGACTGACCAGGAGGGCAAAGGCGCTCTGCTCTACCTCTCGCCTGCGAGCTGGCAGCGGGTTCAGCACTGGATCGCCGTAGCCGGGCTCACAGAAGGCCCCCTATTCCGTGCAGTACCAAGAGCAAAGGTCCCGAAGGCTGCCGGCGCTCTAACCGAACGCGATGTTTCGAGGATATTCAAGGCTCGCGTAGGAGCGGCCGGTCTCGATGTCGACAAGATCTCTGCGCACAGCACCCGTGTCGGCCCGGCTCAGGACCTGCTGGCAGAGGGCTATGGACTGCCGGAGATCCAGCAACAAGGACGGTGGAAGAATCCGCAGATGGTGGTCCGATACGGCGAGCGTATTCAGTCCGGCCGCAGCGCCATGGCCAGGTTCCGAGGCTCACCCCGCCCTAAGAGAAGCGGCGCCTAG